One segment of Salvelinus alpinus chromosome 1, SLU_Salpinus.1, whole genome shotgun sequence DNA contains the following:
- the LOC139534153 gene encoding UDP-glucuronosyltransferase-like isoform X1, with product MGWGENVPVLGLRTGLKMGQCLLSLLYCLALCPGTVQGDKVLVMPVDGSHWLSMKLLVKELAARGHEMVVLVPETSILIQGSDYYRTETFRVPYSKAQLDESVNKLKDGVFLKMPEVMDIFVNVQRLVDFTTMQVKGCEGLLYDESLMQRLRGEGFQLMLTDPFLPCGSIIADSFNIPAVYFLRGIPCGLDDRAAQCPTPPSYVPRFHSGNTDHMDFLGRLKNMMMYSLESYLCTLMFVSFDKLTSRYLEKDMTYRELLGHGAIWLLRYDYSFEYPKPRMPNMVNIGGINCGKRAPLPPDLQEFVDESGEDGFVVFTLGSLVSQMPEERAKQFFDAFSRIPQRVVWRYTGVVPENAPANVRVMKWLPQNDLLGHPKVKAFITHGGTHGIYEGICNGVPMVMLPLFGDQGDNVHRMAVRGVGEVLSVFDVTSDKLVEALNKVINDKSYKEKMLKLSTVHKDRPIEPLDLAVFWTEFVMRHGGADHLRPAAHDLNWIQYHSLDVFALLLTIVLTVVMVTVKCCKVCFRKCCGMIWTMKMKSE from the exons ATGGGTTGGGGGGAGAATGTTCCTGTGCTGGGGCTGAGGACGGGGCTGAAGATGGGGCAGTGTCTACTGTCCCTGCTGTACTGCCTGGCCCTGTGTCCGGGGACCGTCCAGGGGGACAAGGTCTTGGTGATGCCTGTAGATGGGAGCCACTGGCTGAGCATGAAGCTGCTAGTGAAGGAGCTGGCGGCCAGGGGCCATGAGATGGTGGTGCTGGTCCCTGAGACATCCATCCTCATCCAGGGCTCTGACTACTACAGGACTGAGACTTTTAGGGTCCCTTACAGCAAGGCCCAGCTGGACGAGAGCGTCAACAAACTGAAGGACGGCGTGTTTCTCAAGATGCCGGAGGTAATGGATATATTTGTGAACGTGCAGCGGCTGGTTGACTTCACCACCATGCAGGTGAAAGGCTGTGAGGGTCTGCTGTATGATGAATCCCTGATGCAGCGCCTCAGAGGAGAAGGGTTCCAGCTGATGTTGACGGATCCCTTCCTACCCTGTGGATCCATCATTGCTGACTCCTTCAACATCCCAGCAGTGTACTTCCTGAGGGGGATCCCCTGTGGGCTGGATGACAGGGCTGCCCAGTGCCCTACTCCCCCCTCCTATGTACCACGCTTCCACTCAGGCAACACTGACCACATGGACTTCCTAGGGAGGTTGAAGAACATGATGATGTACAGTCTGGAGAGCTACCTGTGTACCTTAATGTTTGTCAGCTTTGACAAGCTGACCAGTAGGTATCTGGAGAAGGACATGACATACAGGGAGCTGCTGGGTCACGGTGCTATTTGGTTGCTGAGGTATGACTACTCCTTTGAATATCCCAAACCCAGGATGCCCAACATGGTCAACATAGGAGGCATCAACTGTGGTAAAAGAGCTCCACTGCCACCG GACCTGCAGGAGTTTGTGGATGAGTCAGGAGAGGATGGCTTCGTGGTCTTCACCCTGGGCTCTTTGGTCTCCCAGATGCCAGAGGAGAGAGCCAAGCAGTTCTTTGATGCCTTCAGCAGGATCCCTCAGAGG GTTGTGTGGAGGTACACAGGGGTGGTGCCTGAGAATGCTCCAGCCAACGTCAGAGTGATGAAGTGGCTTCCTCAGAATGATTTGCTGG GCCACCCAAAGGTCAAGGCCTTCATCACCCACGGAGGAACCCACGGTATTTACGAGGGGATCTGTAACGGCGTTCCCATGGTGATGCTGCCATTGTTTGGTGACCAGGGTGACAACGTACACCGCATGGCAGTGAGGGGAGTAGGGGAGGTGCTCAGTGTGTTCGACGTCACCTCAGACAAACTGGTGGAGGCACTCAACAAGGTCATCAATGACAAGAG TTACAAGGAGAAGATGCTAAAGCTGTCAACGGTGCATAAGGACCGTCCCATTGAGCCGCTGGACCTAGCCGTGTTCTGGACAGAGTTCGTGATGCGCCACGGAGGAGCCGACCACCTGAGACCCGCTGCTCACGACCTGAACTGGATCCAGTACCACAGTCTGGACGTGTTTGCTCTGCTACTTACTATAGTTCTCACTGTTGTCATGGTCACTGTTAAATGCTGCAAAGTCTGCTTCCGCAAGTGCTGTGGAATGATTTGGACAATGAAGATGAAGAGTGAGTGA